The Myxococcales bacterium region TCGTTGCTCCTTCGGGTCGGTCAGCTCGCCGAATCCGTTGCAGAGCTCGACGCCCGCTACGTACACCTCGAAACGTTCGGCGACAGCCTCGTCGTCGGGGCGTCGGCGCGCCAGGGACGCTTGGGAGGCCGGGTAGTCGCAGAGCACGAGCGCGTGGGGCAAGGCCTCGATGGCCGGCTCGACGACGTCGACGAGGAGCTTGAAGAAGCGGTCTTCGTCGTTCTCCGCGATGCGAAGCGTCTCGTCGCGACGAAGGCCGGCGAAGCGCTCGTAGGCTTCGCAGACGGTCATGCGCTTGAAGGGCGGGGTGGTGTCGATAACCCGGCCCGCCAGCGTAACGGCGCCGCCGGTCACCTCGGCGATGAGCGCCTCCGTGTCAGCGATGATTGCCTCGACGCCAGCGTTGGCGCGGTACCACTCGAGCATCGCAAACTCGGGGTTGTGACGTGAGCCGCGCTCGCCGCGTCGGAAGGCGCGCGTGAGCTGGAAGATGCGCGGGTGACCGTCGGCCAAGAGCCGCTTCATGTGGTACTCGGGCGACGTTGACAGGTAGAGCGTCGCGCCCGCGCCCGCGTCCACGGCAAACGCGTCGAGGTGCAGATCGAGGCCCGGGGAGACCACGAGCAGCGGCGTCTCGACCTCAAGGAAGTCTCTCGCCGCAAAGAACGCGCGGAGCGTGGTGAGAATGCGGGCCCGTTCGGCGAGGCGCTTCACCGCGCCTCGTTCGGCGTCGGCGACAAGCCGCGAAGGAGCAGGTCGGCGAGCTGCGCGGCCGCTCGCGTGAGCGCCTCCGGCTCGCCGCGTCCCACGGTCCACGTGAGCGCGATGCCGTCCAAGGCCCCAAAGGTGGCGCGCGCCACGAGGTGTGGCGCGACATCGGGCCGGAAATCGCCGCGCGCCTGCCCCTCGGCGACCACCCGAGCGATGGCGTCGAGGTACATCATGAACTTGGGGGCCGCGAACTCGTTGATGAGCTTCGTCGACTCGCGCAAGATGATGGTCACGACCTCGGCGAGGTCGCGCTCGTCCTGGAGGAGGCCGAGCTGGAGTTCGATGATTCGGCGGAACTTCTCCGGCACTGAATCGATCTTCGCGAGCTCGTCTTTCATGTACCGGAGGAGGCGTTCCACGCGGTCCTCGAAGAGCGACACGAGGAGCTCCTCCTTCGAGCGAAAGTAGAGGTAGATCGTCCCGTCGGCGACCCCTGCGGCCTTCGCGATCGCGGAGACCTTGGTGCCGTGAAAGCCCGTTTTGGCGAAGACCTTCACGGCGGCGTCGAGGATGCGGTCACGCTTGTCGCCGCTTTTGGCGGAGGTCTTGCTCGCCTTTTTCGCCGACGGCGAAGGGCGCGCCTTCGCGCTCGCGCGGGACGAGCCCATCAGCGCCCCGCGAGGGAAAATACGCGCTCCGCGAACTGACCAAGCTCGCGCGCCATCCACGGGCCCAAGAGCGCGAGCGCCCCCGCGACGGCCAGGAGGCGGGGCAAGTGCCCGAGCGTCGCGTCCTGGATCTGCGTTGCGGCTTGGAACGACGCGACGACGGCTCCGACCAGGGCTGCCACGAGGATCACTGGCACCGAAAGGGCGAGGGCCATCAGCAGGGCTTCGCGGGCTTCGAGGAGGAGCGTCGTCGCGGGCATCGCGGTAGGTCCGACCGAAGGCTAGGGCGCACGCGGGGGGCGTTGGAGCTTGCTATCCGGCGTCGCTGGCGTCGGCGGGACCGGCGTCAGAGGAGGCCGCATCGTTCACGGCGCCATCGACGGAGCCGCCGTCCGGTGCGGCGTCAGGGCCGGCGTCGGCGCCGGGCACACTCGAGTCGGTGCTGGCATCGGCGGTCGAGCCGCCTTCCGCCGGTATCGCGGCGTCGCCGCCCGGCGTAGGCGGGGGCTGGCGGCAGACGTCGACGGTAGCCCTGCTGCGGTCCGACGGGCAGCAACGCCCCTCGCGATCGCTCACCTGGCCGCGAAACTCGGGCGCGAGCGGGAGGTCTTTCGAGGCGATGCAGACGAGGCCATCGGCGCAGTCTTCGTTGGTCTTGTCGGCGCGGTCGCTGTCGAGCTGGCAGCGATCACCCTCCGCTTGGCTTGAGCAAGCGACCGCCAAAGCCAAGAGGCCCAGCGACAAGGACACGAGGGCGGCTACGAGGGGGCGGGTCCGAAGCACGGCGAACGCACCCTACTTGGAAGGGCAACCCTTTGAAAGAAGGAAGTTTGCCCCGCTGCCCTTGGCTGTGGCGAACTGTGCCGGCGATGGCGTGGCTCGAATCGTCGGCGTTGGCGCTGTCGGCCCCTTTTGGGCAGGGCGCGGCGGGCCTTGCCGCGTCCTTGGCGAAGGTTTTCACTGACCTGGGGCGGGCTGCGACCTGGCTCTCGCTGAAGACTGGCCTGCCGCTCCTCATGCTCTCCGCGTTGGCCCTCGTCCTCGCGCTGCGGGTTGCGCGCAAAGTCGGGCGGATCGCCATCGAGTTCGCCCTGGCGCTGGTGCTCCTCTTGGCACTCCGTCGTCTCGGCCTGATGACCTGGTAGGGCGCCCTCCTCACGGGCCCAAAAGCGAGCTATAACGCCCGCGTTCGCGCCCCGGGCGGTCACGACGACCGCGCTCGTGCGAGGAGGATCGCCATGAAGCTCAGTGACTTGAAGATTGTCGTTTCCGGTGGAGCTCAGGGCATGGGGCGGCACTTTGCGATGCGGCTGGCGGAGGCCGGCGCCCAGGTGGCTGTCGGCGACGTCAACGAGGCGGGACTCGCGGAGACGGCGGGCATGGCCAAGGGCCCCGGAAAGGTGCACACGCGCAAGCTGGATGTCTCGAGCGAAGCCGACGTGGGGGCTTTCGTTGAGTGGGCTCACGAGGCCATGGGCGGCCTAAACGGCGTCATCAACAACGCTGGCATCCTTCGCGACGGACTCCTCGTCAAGAAGGACCGCGAGACCGGCCAGGTCAAGACGATGAGCAAGGAGCAATGGGACGCGGTCCTCGGCGTGAACCTGACGGGAGCGACTTTCCTCGTTCGTGACTCCGTGAAGAAGATGGTCGAAACGAACACTCGACCAGGCGTCATCGTCAACATGTCGAGCATCGCGCGTCACGGCAATCGCGGCCAGTCGAACTATGTCGCCGCCAAGAGCGCCCTTGCCGCGAACACCGTCACGTGGGCTCGGGAATTTGCCAGCTTCGGGGTCCGCGTTGGCTGCATCGCGCCCGGCATGATCGAGACGCCCATGACGCAAGGCATGAACCAGAAGGCGCGCGACGCGCTGGTCGCGGCGATCCCGGTGGCCCGTATCGGGTTGCCGGAGGACATCTGGGTGGCCGTGAAGTTCGTGCTCGAGTGTGACTACTTCAACGGCCGCACCATCGACGTCGATGGCGGCCTAAGCATGTAGTCGGCCTTACGAAGGAGCGCTCAGAACGGGAACGGCGCGGGCAGAGCACCATGAACGACGACATCAAACAGAAGATCCAAACCCTCATCGATTCGAACAAAGTCGTGCTGTTCATGAAAGGCACGAAGTCCTTCCCGCAGTGCGGTTTCTCGAGCCGGGTCGTGGAGATCCTGAAGAAGGAGGGCGTGGCGTTCGAGGGGGTCAACGTCCTCGCGGATCCAGAGCTCAGAGAAGGCATCAAGGAGTTCTCAAACTGGCCGACAATCCCTCAGCTTTATGTGAAGGGTAAGTTCGTCGGTGGCTGCGATATCGTGACCGAGATGCACCAGAACGGCGAGCTCAGCGGCGAGCTCGGCTGAGGCACGCAGCGCTGCGCGTCACCGGGCGTCACCGCCGGCGCGGGCTTGGGGGGCTTAGGCCCCGGCCTCGAGACTGACAGTTAGCATGCAAACTGTCGTCGCGGCCCGGCCCCCAACCCGCCGGCGCGCGCTACGGCCCTCGTCCACCACCGCTTTCGGCGAACGCCCAGCCGCCGCGGTTTGGCCGCGGCCTAGCCGTGCGTCACAGGATGTCGACCGTGCAGATGGTGTGCTCGGGGTTCAAGTCCAGGTGGACGTGGTCGCCCTCGCGGTACACGTAGTTGAAGTCTGCCTTGCAGCCCGCGTCGGAGTGCTTCTTTCGGGGCGCGACTCCGTGGTCGAC contains the following coding sequences:
- the grxD gene encoding Grx4 family monothiol glutaredoxin; translated protein: MNDDIKQKIQTLIDSNKVVLFMKGTKSFPQCGFSSRVVEILKKEGVAFEGVNVLADPELREGIKEFSNWPTIPQLYVKGKFVGGCDIVTEMHQNGELSGELG
- a CDS encoding TetR/AcrR family transcriptional regulator; the encoded protein is MGSSRASAKARPSPSAKKASKTSAKSGDKRDRILDAAVKVFAKTGFHGTKVSAIAKAAGVADGTIYLYFRSKEELLVSLFEDRVERLLRYMKDELAKIDSVPEKFRRIIELQLGLLQDERDLAEVVTIILRESTKLINEFAAPKFMMYLDAIARVVAEGQARGDFRPDVAPHLVARATFGALDGIALTWTVGRGEPEALTRAAAQLADLLLRGLSPTPNEAR
- the genX gene encoding EF-P lysine aminoacylase GenX; translation: MDRGTRRAGGAHASGRAARRPAPSRLVADAERGAVKRLAERARILTTLRAFFAARDFLEVETPLLVVSPGLDLHLDAFAVDAGAGATLYLSTSPEYHMKRLLADGHPRIFQLTRAFRRGERGSRHNPEFAMLEWYRANAGVEAIIADTEALIAEVTGGAVTLAGRVIDTTPPFKRMTVCEAYERFAGLRRDETLRIAENDEDRFFKLLVDVVEPAIEALPHALVLCDYPASQASLARRRPDDEAVAERFEVYVAGVELCNGFGELTDPKEQRARLLRDQRERAARRLPVYPIDERFLAALERGLPPSGGNALGVDRLVALACGTTDIGDVMAFTADEG
- a CDS encoding SDR family oxidoreductase, producing MKLSDLKIVVSGGAQGMGRHFAMRLAEAGAQVAVGDVNEAGLAETAGMAKGPGKVHTRKLDVSSEADVGAFVEWAHEAMGGLNGVINNAGILRDGLLVKKDRETGQVKTMSKEQWDAVLGVNLTGATFLVRDSVKKMVETNTRPGVIVNMSSIARHGNRGQSNYVAAKSALAANTVTWAREFASFGVRVGCIAPGMIETPMTQGMNQKARDALVAAIPVARIGLPEDIWVAVKFVLECDYFNGRTIDVDGGLSM
- a CDS encoding flagellar biosynthetic protein FliQ, giving the protein MPATTLLLEAREALLMALALSVPVILVAALVGAVVASFQAATQIQDATLGHLPRLLAVAGALALLGPWMARELGQFAERVFSLAGR